The following coding sequences are from one Gemmatimonadota bacterium window:
- a CDS encoding serine/threonine protein kinase: MNTAASPDDEFLALQDALAGQWSLERELGRGGMATVYLARDVSLDRPVAIKVLAADHAADPTMRARFEREAITSAALSHPHIAPTYAVAEAAGRPYLVMGYIDGESLAQRLHRTGPLSVAEGERVIREVAWALGHAHATGVLHRDVTLDNILLERSTGRAVLVDFGIAALVDGDGDGPLLGTPAYLAPEVIQGESASRASDLYALATVAWATFAGRLPYHGDDSAAVLLEQVTAPVPSLASAAPAVPRRIVAAIEGALAKAPVERPTTVEAWIGSWEGHQVAVPLAAPLERWRGHWKQVRTFYAFAATITAMFGGMAGGAGSYTDRIALWMAYLFIFAVPGLVVAAAIHVAMAAHQIRRLARSGFGIEDLRLTLRRADPESSRTPIPLVGRLTSDAVVVSLVAYLAMAVMVRMEPDWRYDWLIQDFYREVARWAFVGFWTSLGLSVLTPTRPFLRPGTREGIRRAFWNSPLGALWFGLTRVGLGKRIAAAETLHRPTELVLDLAIEELWRALPAGARHDAAELPTVARDLRRRVASLRTIASHFGDPSHDSPAEAAMRAKVGGRITAALTALEQLRLQLLRLDDATVPTGALTAQLHDARTLERELLTDLGAHHGIGRLLRRGPTRRSPGMTPTPA, translated from the coding sequence TCTCGCGCTGCAGGACGCACTCGCGGGACAATGGTCCCTGGAGCGCGAACTCGGGCGTGGCGGGATGGCGACGGTCTATCTGGCGCGCGATGTGTCGCTCGACCGGCCCGTGGCGATCAAGGTACTCGCCGCCGACCATGCCGCCGACCCAACGATGCGGGCCCGGTTCGAACGCGAGGCGATCACCAGCGCGGCATTGTCCCACCCGCACATCGCCCCGACCTATGCGGTCGCCGAGGCAGCAGGGCGGCCCTACCTGGTCATGGGCTACATCGATGGCGAGTCGCTTGCGCAGCGACTGCACCGCACCGGGCCGCTGTCGGTCGCGGAGGGGGAACGCGTCATCCGTGAGGTCGCGTGGGCGCTTGGGCATGCGCATGCCACTGGCGTGCTGCACCGTGACGTCACCCTCGACAACATCCTGCTCGAACGGAGCACCGGCCGCGCCGTGCTGGTGGACTTCGGCATCGCCGCCCTCGTCGATGGCGACGGCGACGGTCCCCTGCTCGGCACGCCGGCATACCTGGCGCCAGAAGTCATTCAGGGAGAATCAGCGTCGCGCGCAAGCGATCTCTACGCACTCGCCACCGTGGCGTGGGCCACCTTCGCTGGACGGCTCCCCTACCATGGTGACGACAGCGCGGCTGTGCTGCTCGAGCAGGTGACGGCCCCGGTGCCATCGCTCGCGTCCGCGGCGCCTGCGGTGCCGCGGAGGATCGTCGCGGCGATCGAGGGGGCGCTCGCCAAGGCTCCAGTGGAGCGTCCCACGACGGTGGAGGCGTGGATCGGTTCGTGGGAGGGGCATCAGGTGGCAGTGCCTCTCGCAGCGCCATTGGAGCGCTGGCGCGGGCATTGGAAGCAGGTACGGACGTTCTACGCATTCGCCGCGACGATTACCGCCATGTTTGGGGGAATGGCGGGTGGAGCCGGGAGTTACACCGACAGGATCGCCCTCTGGATGGCCTACCTCTTCATCTTCGCGGTGCCGGGCCTAGTGGTGGCAGCAGCGATCCACGTCGCGATGGCCGCCCACCAGATCCGACGCCTTGCAAGATCAGGCTTCGGCATTGAGGATCTTCGACTGACCCTCCGTCGTGCCGATCCGGAATCGTCGCGGACCCCCATCCCACTGGTGGGCCGGCTCACCTCGGACGCCGTCGTGGTCTCCCTGGTCGCCTATCTCGCCATGGCCGTCATGGTCCGCATGGAACCGGACTGGCGGTATGACTGGCTGATCCAGGACTTCTATCGTGAAGTGGCGAGGTGGGCCTTCGTCGGATTCTGGACGAGCCTTGGGCTGTCGGTCTTAACCCCGACCCGCCCATTCCTCCGGCCCGGGACGCGCGAGGGAATTCGCCGCGCGTTTTGGAACTCCCCACTCGGCGCGCTCTGGTTCGGCCTGACGCGCGTGGGCCTCGGCAAGCGGATCGCCGCCGCCGAGACGCTGCACCGCCCCACCGAGCTGGTACTGGACCTCGCCATCGAAGAGCTGTGGCGCGCTTTGCCGGCCGGCGCGCGCCACGATGCAGCCGAGCTGCCGACGGTGGCGCGGGACCTCCGCCGCCGGGTGGCGTCGTTGCGCACCATCGCGAGCCACTTCGGCGATCCGAGTCACGACTCGCCGGCTGAGGCGGCAATGCGGGCCAAGGTCGGTGGACGCATCACGGCCGCGCTGACGGCGCTCGAGCAGCTGCGCCTGCAGTTGCTGCGGCTCGACGATGCCACCGTGCCGACTGGCGCCCTCACCGCGCAGCTGCATGACGCCCGCACCTTGGAGCGGGAGTTGCTGACCGACCTCGGGGCGCATCACGGCATTGGCCGATTGCTGCGGCGGGGTCCGACGCGGCGGTCGCCAGGGATGACGCCGACGCCGGCGTAG